The genome window AGACATCACTCAAGAAATGGgggtataataaaataaatcaggtaTTTCCTTCCCAGCTCAGACACCTAGGTCAAATTTCAATCTAGTCAAGAAGGCAAAACCTTTGATCATGATCTTTGCTTTGATACTTACAAGTCTAAAACACTAACTAGAAAGTACCCTCATCAAAAATATGACATCTATTTTGAAGCACTATACAGTAAGACTGTACAATCTCTGGGATGGCATAGACTCCTGAAAATTAGGtcacatgaaaggaaaacaaattgagACTTTTATAAATTGTTTAGAGAAGAAAGTAGTTAAATACAATTTATCTCTTACACTAGCTCAAAGTATAACTCAGTTTTATCATATAACACTTTGTAGGGTTTACTGAGCACTAAGATACACCAGAACATGGTCGGCAATTGCTCAAGAGTGTCCATCAGCAATTCTGTTGTCTACATAGTAATTGATTATCTTGAACTTTCTAGGCACTAATCACAAGACAGAACCTGTTGTGCGTGCAGGACTTGTCATGAACAGAAAACAGCTAATCTTACAGTTTTAGCTGGAATGAAGACTGAGAGCCTGTTTTCCCCCTAATTTATAAATCCTTCACCATGATTTACTGACCAATGTCCCTCTCAAGCAGTAGAGGGTGCTGATTCAGAAGGCAGGCTGTAGAGTCacattgcctgggttcaaatccctaaCCGCCAACTACTGGTTCTAGTGTTTCCTTGGGCACATTATTTTCCCCCTCAcccttctttttcctcatctgaaaaaaaaaaaaatccttgggtAATAATAGGCCTTCATTGTAAGAGCACGTGGGTATAGTGTTCTAGCCACATGTCTTgcacatggttaaaaaaaaaaacaaaactagttgCTTTAATTGTCCAGTACTCGCCTACTCTTGCAAAACCTTTCCTAGGAGGTAACTCATCCTTCAAGACAGCCCATCCTGGTGTAGGGCAGCCCTTGATCTATAGAAGGCTCTTCAAAATACTTGTGCCAAAAGTCTCATTGTGCCCAGTTATTACCAGTTCTGCCCTCTGAACCCACAGAAGACTTTTCTAAAACGTCTCTCCTTATGACCATCCCCCATGTACTGAAAGGCAGATGTGACATATAGGGCTGCACACCACCATCTAAATGTACTTAAGCACCAAACCGAGCACCTGTACCTGGGAATTAGAACCTGTCTTCGAGAAGCCTATCAGGGaggattttaaaatctttcaaaaggcTGTTTTTGTGGCTGTGTGGCAAGTCACCTGTAAAATTCGCTAATGCCCATCCCTCAAAAGCAAAGTGACAGAGTGAGTGTGTTAAACCCCTGTCCTCAAAGCTGTGCATACAGGACAGCTATTATCCTTATTAAGAGCTTTGAGTACATCAAAAGTGTATTTAAAGAAACATACCCAACAATTACCTTTGGAAAGAGCAAACACAGGTACACATAATTTATCATTTCCCCAGGCTCAATTATATTTTTGACAGTTCACAGGTTTAAGGAGATGTAGAGACATCAATTAAATTGGCCAACCTTTTGATTGGACACAAAACATTCGTTTGTTCAACAAGCACTTGAGAACTTTCTGTCGGGGCAGCAGGACACAGGGACGACGTAGACAAGTCAATCTGCAGATGGTAACAGATGAAAGCGTTCACTTCTAGTCTGTCTTCTCCAAACTAAAAGAGTCAGGCAGGTTTGTTgatgttgctttgtttttcttaactaACGTTCTCAAAACTCATgcttttctaaaacacaaatgcTGTTATGTTGAGGAGTAGTTTAAAAAGCAAGGAGGAGACAAAAGGAGTCAGTCAGTCTCAGGAGAAATCCCTGACCACCTAAAGCACTCTTGGCATCCAGAGTCCGCACAGGAGGACAAGACCAAACAGGCTGAACAAATCACACACACTCAGGACATTACTCCTCTCTCAGCGTTAGGAGCAGCTTTAAGAATTTCTGTGCTTTACAAATGGCTGAAGCAACACCCAGGGGCTCAGCTCCCTCACAGTGGCCAACTGTTCCATTCTTCATCTCCTGATGATGCTGAGAGCTCAGCCAGTCTATCCCAAACAACCCAGAAGCGAAGCAAGACAACCCAGGAGACGCTTCCTCAATGGCCCTACCATGCCCATGACCTTGGAGACTCACCTCACCAGGCCAGGGGCCCTCTGAGCCTTTTATGACCTCATTTAGAGGAGGCAGGACCCTCCCCATTTCAGCTTCACCCTTCCTCACTGGAGGAAACCAGTGAGTCATCTGTTAGATAAATATTTAACATCACGAGTGATCTGAGAAAAAGCAGAACATACATCTTTCATCTATTTATTGAGAAGGAGAATGCAAATGACAATTTCCAATTCTGGTCAGAATATGGAAAGGCTGGGGTCCCCAATCTATGCTCATGGCTACAAATGAGCACAAAGCTTTCAGAGTGTAACTTAGAGATGTGTATTAAGAACCAGAAAAATCATTCATTTCCTCTAGCCCAGGGAGTTCATTTCTCTAGCTGGTTCAAGGACACTGTTTTACTAAAGGTACAAGTTCTTGGTTATTTTTCCCCACTTTAAGAAGAGGTGCATTTCTAGCTTTCAGTGTGCCAGCACACTGGGGGATCCAGAATGACTGACACTGTGCTAGAATCCTCCCAGTTACTCAGGAAATACCTTGCCATATCTGCTTCCATTTCCTGGAGTCAAGCTACTCTAACAGCAGCTCTGCCCTGGTTCCTATTTGTGTGAATCCATTCCTTCCCAAGAGAATTTTGTGAATGCCCTCATCTCTTGCCACTCCTTCTGTCCTAGgatgctttctttttttgctaaaaaaaagATGACGTGTTCAAGAAATAGTGAAATGctgcataaagaaaaaagaattgacaTCAAGACACAACTTGACTGTTCAAAACTGCCCTGAAGAAATCTATAATACTAGAAATCAGAAGAGTGGAGGAGTAAAGACTAAAGTGTCTTTCTGGAAGGAAACTTTCTtgagtgataaaaatattcaatatcttgattGGGGTGCTGGATATGCGGGTCTATACGTTTGATAAAAGGTATTCCTGCAACTCTAcacttaaaatatatgcatttcacTGCATGCAACCAttacctaaataaaaataaactactcTGAGCAACTCCAGAAAGTTGTGCGGTATGCAACTTCAAGATCTCCCAACAAATTACCAAGTTATAACGCTCCAGCACAGTGGGTAAATGTGTtagcccctctccagcctcaacTCAAAGGCTGTGAGCTCAGGCTGCCTCCTAAATGCCATCACTACACATTGTGCAAAATTCCATCACAGTGATTATCGGATGGTGCTGCAGGGTCTGCTTGTATGTCTGCTCCTTTGGAGGTCCTAGAAAGAGACTTAAGAATTTGACAAAAGAATCCGTAAGCCCAGCAAGTGCCTGGGACAGAGGAGACACATAATATGCATTTTTTCAGACAACAAAGTAACTGAATGTAAGTCCCCCCGAGAGAAGCCATTAATTAGAAGGCAGGAGTGGAGTGACAGCACTCAGGaacagggctggggcagaggaggaaataCTGAGTAAACAGGCAAGCGCACGCTGGCACCCTGACCAAGGCACATCTTGTAGTTGGTCCCAACCAGTTGCCCAAGCAACGAGCTCAGCTTTGGGCATTTCCACTGGGAGAAGGAATGAGTCCAGGTCCTCAGGCTTTGCTAAAGCTACAGCCTTAAAATTGTACTTATATGCAACAAGTTTACCTGCCCCTGTACTAAATCCTCAAGCAAAAGATAAGATATTGATCCTGCCCTCAGGCAGCTCCAAGTCTAATGTGGAAAATGGATGTAATTATATATACCACAGAGtgcaaaaagagagaaatccacacaagaaacaaaggagagggagaagtgTGTGGGTGGAGGCCTGATGGTTCCAAAAAGACTTCACATAAAGGCTGACTGTAGAGCTCAAAGAAGGCATAATGAGGAGGCGTAATGGGTATTTAAAGTAAACAAGAAATAATGAGCATTCCAGGCACAAAAGCCTGGAGGTGAGGAGACGGCATCCTGTGTGTGGGGAAACACAAGAAAGGACTGGGGAGCACTAAGTCCGTCACCATCAGCACCTCATTCAACGGGCACAACCACCATGGGAgtttcaaagaagaaaactgaggcctacaGGATTCGAGTAACTGAGCCAGAACTTGAACAATGATTGAATTCcaaaattgtgctttttttttcttttcagttttacggtatttaattgacatacagctTTGTACAAGTTAAGGGTGTACCACCTAACAATTTgacatatactgtgaaatgactgtcacagtaagtttagttaacatccatcttctcatatgttacaaaatttttttttccatatgatgAGAACTTCCAAAATTTAACTCTCTCAGGAAGTTCAAATAGACTTTACAGTGGTGTTAATTATAGTCATTGTGAATTGGATGatggtggtcaaaaggtacaaacttccagttataaagtaaataagttctggggatgtaatgacAAAGGTGTGCTCTTAATATCTATGCTATCTGGCAACTATGCAAACAGTAATGgagaaaatgatcaaaaataaaGATAGATTTTTAGACAGAGATCAGATTGTAAACGGCTGTGAATGCCATGCTTCACAGCTTAATGTAAATGTggactttaaaaatcttttcatgattcctcagaaaacaaaaaacaaaatgaggttaatattttgaaaaactaattTTACTTGCCAGAGCCAGGATAAGAATTGCTTTctaacatttaaaagtttaagCAAATTTTTACCATCACAGTCTTTTTGAGTTTAACATCTGTtaattgaaattatatttaattaccAGAAATGCTTCTATGAACTCAGTAGCATTTTCAAGTGAATGTCTACAGTCCtctacatacagaaaagtaacaGTTCACATTGAGGAGAACTTCATTGGTGTACAGACAGCACTGCTATGCACTGAGGATTCCAATGCACCAGGCAAACACTTTCGCACCAGACCAAAGGTTGGAAACCACCAATAGAAGGGATGCAGTTTATACAGAAAGAGGGAaatcacttagaaaaaaatttcaaatattaatagGGGACCCACAGAGtgcaattctttaaaaatttaggaCTAAAGGCAAACAAAAGCAATCAGCATACAACCCTGAAGGATAAAAATGAGGCAGGTAGAGAAAAAGACTGGTTGGAAGTAACTGGGGAGGGACCCATATTCTGGTTCCAGGCTTGGCAATGAGTTCAAGTTGGCATCCCTTAGGTCCTTCTACAAGGTGACAGTGATAATGAAAATATCGAACCCAGAGATAACAGGAAGGTGGCGAATCAAGTTAGCCTGTTCTGTTCCAGTCATGAAAATTACCACCGTGTTCAAACTTGAACCTGGATAGGCGCATTAACTCACAAACTGGAAATGGGTGACCAACCAATGCAATGAGCAAGATACCTAGTTTCCCAATCTcactggtattttgttatgacaagGCTTTTAAATGCCCctaaacagagaaacagagacaactATTAGGTACAGAAAATTAAAAGGTGCTGCATAAAAGGACTAAAATCAGAGCATCCAGGCTGCATTTGCTACCACTTCATCTCCTACTCCATGACCTTGCTAGAAACAagcttcccctctccctttgCCTTCAAACCATTACATTATTTGGTTTTAAACCAGTGTTTAATCATAAACCAGCTTGCTACATTATTAATATTCCAAACCACATTTCCAACCAGATAATAATCCGATATCACTATGTTGAATTACCTTAAAAGGTCACATTCCTacatttgttttgatttcaaaTACGAAACTAAGgagaaatatacatacatacacacttaaaTATCTAAGTAAAACTTGAAATACACAAGAAGAGTCATAAAATTACCATAATTGGCAGAACGACAAGCACTGGTCCTCACTTcaccctttcttctcctcctccgaaaaataaaacaagtaaaacttCAACTTTGGTTGTGGGAAAAAGACATTAGCTATTTAAAAACTGCTGATGGAGACTGGAAATGGCAAGGACATATCAACGTGGAGTCtggtcatttttcagttttacaaggtTATTGGAGTTTTTTTTACCTTGGGCTACTCAAAGCTGCAACTGAGAATAAAGGTAGCAGATTGTATTATATGTATactacatataatacatataaatgtatattacaGTATATACTAATACACATGTGTTTATATACCtatattatatgcatatacataaatgCATGTGAATGATATACTAATACATAcgtttatatgtgtgtattatatgcATATAGATAAGTACATATATATTAGTAACTCACTTGTGGTTCAATGCATGCAGAGGAAAGtatgataaaaatggaaaaatgaagcaAGAATATTGGTaagcaggagaaagatttacatAATAATCTTCCTCAATTtccaaaatactttataaaataccCCCTTGTAAtcaatattttatcttcaaattaGGGGCTCTCAGAGTTAAGAGGTTGTGGTGATGAGAGAGTTGTTCACTCTGCTTCTTTTGGTAAGAACAGTATTTTTGAATCTGTGCTTTGGTTGTAAAGGCAAAGCTGAGGACAGATAAATTTGGACACTcactggagaaataaaataaacccaatAGCGAATACAACATTGTCACTTCAATGTCCCGAGTACACCAAAAGTATACATGAATATGTAAATTATTCACATATCATCAGTGAATGTACTGCTTTGCTCCCTGTGGCACTAGGAAAAAAGtcacttcatttttttatccTGGGGGCAGCTGGATGAgtcacttaattttaatttcataagagttaactatattaaaatatgGCAAAGCCTTTAGAAAGATTCAACTTTCTGCTAATGATCAACAAGACACTTTACAGAGTTGCCAAATCATTGCTGATAAACACTTGGACGGAGTGGGATGGGAGGGGAAGTCAGGCATTTACCGCACACTGTGATGTCTTTTATCACAACACACATTCTCAGAGTTTAGTAGATACAAATTTCTCACAGAAATCTCACCCACTTATAAGTAAGCTATCACAGAGGAGTaatgtttagattttttaaatctgtgtactaaaaaaagaaaggatgtgaAGTCAGCCATAATCACAGATTTCCTGAAGCAAATACAGAACATGTAGATACAAACTCCACACAGGAGCCCTGTCTGACTGAAAAAGGGTCCCCgtatttcttccctcctccctctctccatccccaacacaaacacagaagggcaagtttaatttcttttctagaATTATGCAGAACACACACTGCTAATGGAAAATTACCTTTGGAAGCCTTGACTTTTCAAAGTTTGTGAATGGGGGAAGTTATTTCTCTTAACTACATTGCTGGAATTTTTCCACTCTCATTTCAATTCAGAATACAGTGTTTATTGTCCTAccaacctccctctcccctcccctcacaccttTCTAAGTCACCTTCAAACCAGCTCAAAGTTTCAGTACAAAAAGACACCAAAGCTGATTTCTTAGACCTACCCCTTCACTACCTAGCGGGTAGCGATAAATCCAATTTCCTTTAGTGTGAGAAATGTAACATTGAAAGTGTATTCTCTTTTTCCcgcatatatgcatttatttctttaagaagaaatgaattattttaaaatactgtttgctTTGGGGTTCTTGAATATGTTGTTTTCCCCCCTGGAATAATCTTTAATccaaatttgaatttttacataCGTTGAATAAACCAACACGTGGCATCAATAACACCTACATGACTGACGAGCTGGTAAAGGCAACACTTTTTTAACAAGCAATGGTTCCTGCCTCTCATATGCTCAGAAGACTTCTTTAGCatcattttaaaagtcacttttcaTTTCATAGGGGTCAAGTATCATTTTTCCACTTTGGATTGTCCAACTAAATCAGGAATActtactaatatttattaaaacaagcaaatttatcttaaaacataataaaagtcGTTCTTTCCATCCAGTGGAATAACGGCTTGAAGTCCTGGTGTTAATCTTCTACGGCTAAACGTAACCCTAAGGCGTTGATGAAGAACTTCCAAGACACCATCTCCTTTTTaatgggaaagagaagaatggaagATCTCCTCTCTGAGGCACAGCTGGGAAAGTAACAGCTCTTGAATGAGTGATCCTAGGATAGCTTAGTCTTATCTCATCAAAGTTTACTTTGTTAAAAGTATCTGCCCTGACTCCCACCCCCTGGGCTCCGGATGCTGCCTCTGAGAAAGTATCGCTCCAGGTGCGCCACAGGTGTCTAACCTCTTCCATCCGCCCTACCACACAGCATACACTTAATACACGCCCGTGCAGGTGTGTTTTAGGCATCTCCATTTCTAGCCACACCCAAAGAAACGCACCCCAGGAGCGTGGGCCGCCTCTGCCCTGCAGAGACATTATGGGCGTCCTGGTGCGGACGTGGGCTGGTCCACAGGGATGTGCGGTCCGCAAAGCCGGAAGGCCAAGCTCTCCATTCTGCCCTGAAAGAGGAGCTCTGGGAGAGCCAGCGAAACCGTCGTGGGGAGGGCAGCGCGAAGCTTCGCTGGACATTAAATGATAGGAGACTCAGAACTTGCAAAGTCCCTCAAACTGCACGCGCAAACCAACCCGACGCGCTGCGCCCGCGAAGGTCGAGGGAGGCGGCTGAAAGCAGAGTGGCAGGAGCGGCCCTGGGGCCGCCTACTCGTGCGGAAAGGAGAGGAGTAAAGGCACTCACCTCCACCCATCTCTGGGCCTCGGCGAACGCTAGGGCGCAGTCGGCCTCCGCCTCCTCCATCCCTTCCAGAActaggagggaaagggggagagacagagacgtGGTGGGTGCGCGGAGAGTCTGGGGTCCCGCGCGCGTCCGGCCCGCCGCCCCTGCCTCTCTTCAGCTGCGAGACGTCTGGGCTCTCTTTCCCTTTGTTGCGCTCAGTAGTTCTGTAAAGTTTCGAACCCAAAAGAACTTAAAGACGTAGCTTTCTCTAAACTCCCGAAAAAGCCCTCGGGTCCTCGGGGACACCGGCAGCCCGGCAGAGCGCGGGAGGTGGAGAGGGCGACCAGAGGCGGCGCGCGGCACCAGCACCGACGAGTGTTTGGACTTCAAAAGTCGCAGCGGCGGCCACCGCCCTCCCGAAACGCCCCGCCCCGACCCACCCCCGCCGCCCACCCCGGGCCGCCGAGTTGACGCTTCGTCCCCCGCCCCctacccctgctccccagggctccCGGCCGCAGCCGCCTTTGTGGTCAGACAGTCTGGGCCAGGGGATGCCACCGTCCGCCAGGAGGCCGGGGCCCGGGCCACGCTCCCGCTCCCGCGCTGCCAGCCGGACCGCCGCCCCGCCTCAGAGGGGATGCGCCCCAGCGCCCGCATCCTGCCCGCATCCTTCCCTCCTCCGCCCTTCtggccaccttccctctcccGGGGCCCCGGGAAGCCGCGCCCCGCCATCCCCCGGCTCTCGGTGGCCTGGCCCGCCTGACATACCAGAAATAGCTGCACACAATTGCACCTTTCCGGGCCAAGAAACGTCCCCCGCGGTGGAGCGCGGCCCGGCTCGCCGCCCTCACCTGCCGCCCGACCTCGCGGCGCGCAGCTCCCGCTCCGCCCCAGCCCCTTGGCCCGCTGCGCGCCCGCCCGCCGCCAGGTGCGCGGCCGtctccacccccagctctccGCCCCGCGCCGCGGCCCCGGCCCTCCTGGCGGCAGGTGGGGGTAGTGGCCTTGGCACGTGCCGCTCATTTCCCCCAACCTGGGCCGGCCCCTCGCCTCCCGCTTTCAGGTGGGTAGGTGGAAGGTACCTCCACTCCAGCCCCGTCTTTCAGCGAAGGGTCCTCGCGTTCTCCCGCCCTCATCCTGAGCGTC of Camelus ferus isolate YT-003-E chromosome 14, BCGSAC_Cfer_1.0, whole genome shotgun sequence contains these proteins:
- the LOC116668472 gene encoding vegetative cell wall protein gp1-like, with the translated sequence MPPSARRPGPGPRSRSRAASRTAAPPQRGCAPAPASCPHPSLLRPSGHLPSPGAPGSRAPPSPGSRWPGPPDIPEIAAHNCTFPGQETSPAVERGPARRPHLPPDLAARSSRSAPAPWPAARPPAARCAAVSTPSSPPRAAAPALLAAGGGSGLGTCRSFPPTWAGPSPPAFRWVGGRYLHSSPVFQRRVLAFSRPHPERQTRHPADFGNTQRSKVTDQVFGKNLPTYLGSLEPRSTLQKPHPGHTPMASPLQEDKVRFLLL